GGCCTTTCTCATGGCAGGTGCCATCGCCCTGCTCGTCGCGCTGCCTCCCCTCCCGCTCATGCTCCTCGGCAGGGCCCTACAGGGACTGGGGTGGGGGCTTTTTTCCGTGGCCAATCCTCTCCATCTGGCCCGCATCCTCCCGGAAAACCTCCGCGGCCGGGGCTTCGGCCTTTCGGGACTCTCCCCCCTCATCCCCCAGATCCTTCTCATCCCTCCCGCCGAAGGCCTCGTTCTCGAGGGGTTCCCCCGGATCCCTCTCGCCGTCGGCCTCGCCTGCTGCCTCCTGGCCCTCGGCCTCACAGGCCTTCTCAGGGAAAAGGGGCTCGAGGCCCGGGAAGGGCGTTCCTTCCTGAAGGCCCTCGCTCCGGCCTGGAACCGGCCCGATCTGAGGACAATTCTCCTTTCGGGGACCCTTTTCGCCCTGGGAGCGGCGCCGATCATGCCTTTCATCGCCAACGCCGCCCGAGAATGGACGACGACGGGATCGGCCTTCCTCTTCTCGAGCGGACTGGCCGCCTTGGCCGTCCGCTTTCTCCTGGGCCATCTCGTCGACAGCAGGGGGGCGAAACTGCTCCTTCCGGCCTTCAGCACCCTGGCTCTGGGTGCCCTCGTCGCGACCTGGGGCGCCTCCACGGCGGCCTTCATCGTCGGCGGGACCCTCCACGGCGTCGGAATGGGCCTCACCTTCCCCCTTCTCTACGCCCTTCTCTCGGCTCGGACGCCGCAGGAGGAGTACACGGAAATCTTCACCCTTTTCGGCACGGCCGTCGACCTCTCCTGGGCCGTGGCTCCCCTCTGCGTCTCCGCCCTCGCGGGACGTTTCGGCTACGGCTTCGTTCTGCGCGGCGTCGGCATCGGCCTCGTCGTCGCCGTGGCCGCCATGGAGATCACGCTCTGGCGAAACCTCCGGGAAAGACCTCGCGCCGTTTGACAGCAGTTCCATTTGCAGGATACAGTTAAAGAGTCACAGGAGGATCACCTCCGCCTCGTTCCCTGCCCCTCTTCCAGTGCAGAGTATCGGGAGCCCGACGGTTCCGGATCCGACGAGAAATCTCTTCACGAGAGAGGATGTGTCCGTTCATGAATCACCGTCGTCTCCGTCTCGCCCTCTTTGCCCTCGTCCTTTTCACCTCCGTCGCCGTAGCTGCCGGTTCCTTCGCCGCCGTGGGGCAGAGGGCCCCCCTCGACTCGGAATACCTCCGATACAGCCAGGAGCGGTCCGGCTCATCGCCGCAGACGGCCCTTCCCGACACAAGGCCTTTGGGGTACCGCCCCTCCCCTCTCGATCTCTCCCACGTCACCGCCCCGGAGATCGACCTCGCCTCGGCGGCGGACCTTCCCGCCTCCTACGATCTGCGCGTCGAGGGCGCCGTCACCGACATCCGCGACCAGAACCCCTACGGCACCTGCTGGGCCTTCGGCGCCATGGCCTCCCTCGAATCGACCTTCAGGAAGGCCGGAGAGGGCACCTTCGACCTCTCCGAGTGGCACCTGGCCTATTTCGCCTACGTCGACGAGAGCGCCGCAAGACCGGCCTTCACTCAAAGCGACCCCGGCTTCGGCAGCGACCCCATCTTCGACCAGGGAGGCAATCCCTGGATCTCGACAGCCCTCCTCTCCCGCTGGACGGGAGCGGTCCACGAGAGCGACAGACCCTACAACGGCGAACTCCCCTCGGCGTCGGACCCCGCGGCCAAGCATCTGGAGCAGGTCCATTTTCTCTCGATGAGCGGCGCCTTCTCCGGCGCCGACAGGGTCAAGGCATCCCTCATGGCGCAGGGAGCCGTCCATATCCGCATCGTCTGGCCCTTCGACGAGACCGATGTCTACAACCCGACGACGCACGCCTTCCACAACGCCGCCGCCACCGGAGGCGGTCACGTCGTGGCCATCATCGGCTGGGACGACGCCTATCCCGCCGCCAACTTCGTCGTCCGTCCCGGCAGCGACGGCGCCTGGCTCGTCAAGAACAGCTGGGGAACGGGCTGGGGCGACGAGGGCTACTTCTGGCTCTCCTACGCCGATCCCACCATCAGTCAGTCCGTCGTCTTCACCGGCGCCGACGCCTCCAACTACAGCCGGATCTACCAGTACGACCCCCTGGGCTGGGTCTCCGCCTACGGTTTCGGCAGCGACACGGCCTGGTTCGCCAACGTCTTCAAGGCAGGGGAGGCCTTCTCGGCGACGGAGGCGGAGGGGATCAAGGCCGTCTCCTTCTACGCGAGCCAGAGCGGCTCTTCCTATCGGATCGACATCTACCGGGGCGTCACGGCAGGCAACCCCGTCCACGGCACCCTCGTCTCCTCTTCCGACGGCAACCTCGCGACGGCGGGCTACCACACCGTGGCCCTTCCCGACGTGGCTCTCGTGCCGGGCGAGCTCTTTTCCGTCGTCGTCCGCCTCACCACGCCGGGCTACACCTTCCCCATCCCCGTCGAATATCCCGAGGAGGGGTACAGCGACAAGGCCTCGGCGAACGCCGGCGAGAGTTTCGTCAGTTCCGACGGCACGACCTGGACGGACATGACGTCGGAGATGACCGGCGCCAACGTCTGCCTCAAGGTCTTCACGTCCCCCACGGCGGAGAGGCCCGATCCGACGTCCGGTGGCGGCGGCGGCTGTTCCCTCGGCCTCCAGGGTTTTTCAGCCCTGCTCCTGGCCCTGCCGGCCCTGCTCCTGAAACGGCGCTGAGGACCCTGTACAGAAGAGAGGGGAGGCTTCCGGTCGGGAGCCTCCCCTCTTCGTTTTTCCCTTCCCCTCCGTCGCTGAGGCGAACGTCGGTCATGCCTCCATCATGAGCAGGGCGAAGACCTTGGCCTCGGCGACGAGGTGGTCGATGACGGCATATTCGTCGGGCATGTGGGCGCATTCGGCCTCCTGGGCCCAGACGACGGCGGGGATTCCGGCCTGGCGGAAGTAGGCCGCGCAGGTCCCCCCGCCGACGCCGCCCACGACGGCCCTGAAGCCGTAGACCTGTTCCAGGGCCTGGACAAGGGCCTCGACAACGGGCGCTCCCGTCGAGGTGGGCTCGGCGGCGTCGCCGCGCTCCAGGAGCGTCAGCTCGATCGTCGCGCCGCTTCTTTTCTCGTGATCACCCATGACGGAGCGAACGACGGCAAGGACGTCGTCGAGAGGGACGGAGGGGACGACGCGGCAGTCGAAGCAGAGAACCTCTTCGCCCGGGACGGTGTTGACGTTGGCCACGTTGGCCAGGCGCTTCGTCGGTTCGAAAGTGGAGAAGGGGGGGACGAACAGGTCGTCGAGAGCCGGGAAGGCCCGATGCAGGGCCTCGTCCAGTTCGGCGGCGAAGGCGTTGGCCACGCGGCAGGCGTTGAGTCCCAGGTCGGGTCGGCTGGCGTGGGTCTGACGCCCCCTGACGCGGAACTGAAGCCAAAGGATCCCCTTTTCGGCGATCTCGACGAAATCGCCCTTCTCGTTGCCTCCGTCGGGGACGACGACGAGGTCTTCGGGCCGGAAGAGTCCCTCTTCCAGCAGATGGCAGATGCCCTTGGCGCTCCCCCTCTCCTCGTCGGCGACGAAACAGAGGAGCAGATCCCGTCGGGGTCGAAGACCCATTTTCTTCAAAGCCAGGGCCGCGTAGAGGGAGGCCACCAGCTCCTGGCCGTTGTCGTTGCTCCCCCTGCCGTAGAGGCGGCCGTCTCGGACGACGGCCCGAAAGGGATCTGCCGTCCAGAGGTCGCGGTTCCCCTCGGGGACGACGTCGACGTGGGAGACGAGGACCAATCGACCGGCCTCGCTCTCCTCGCCCGGAACGGAGAGGACGAGATTGGGGCGCACGTCGGGGGCCTTGTCGTCCGGAGCGTCGTAGCGTCGGGTTTCCCCCAGGTCGAGGGAGGCGATGTGACGCTCCAGCCAGGCCGCCTTCTCGCCCTCCCCCGCCCCTCCGTCGAGGGGCGAGACGGCGGGAATCTCGACGAGACGGCTCAGCGTCTCGACCATGGCGGGGCGGAGAGCCTCGACGGCGGCGAAAAGGGACGTGCGCTCTCTTTCGTTCATGAAGGGGTTCCTCCTGACGTCTTCCCCGATCCGGCCAGCATATCCTTGCACTTGAGCAGATAATCCATGCCGGACCAGACGGTGAGGATCATGGCCACCCACATGGCCACCGTCCCGCCGGGGAGGTTGAAGATGAGAAGACCGATGGCGACGATCTGACTGACCGTCTTGGCCTTGCCTCCCTTTGATGCGGCGATGACGATGCCTTCGGCGGCGGCGACCATGCGGAGGCCCGTGACGATGAACTCGCGGGCGACGATGACGACGACCATCCAGGCGCTGAGACGATGGAGCTCGACGAGGGCGATCAGGGCCGCCGTGACGAGGATCTTGTCGGCCAGGGGATCGATGAACTTGCCCAGATTGGTGACGATCCCCTTCTTGCGGGCAATGTAGCCGTCGGCCGTATCGGTCAGGGCGGCGAGGAGAAAGACGAGACCGGCCAGGACATCGCCGACGGGCTGGCCGAAGACGTTGCCGAACTGGCCCCGGAGGGTGAGAAAGAGCATCACCAGTGGAGCCAGGAAGACCCGGGAAAGACTGAGCATATTGGGGAGATTCCATGCCGACATGACAGCCACCGCCTCCTCGGAATAAAGCGCCAAGGGCGCCTGCCCTTCATTATACACAAAAGCTCTCCTCGGGAGGTCAGCCTCCCAAATAGGCCTCGCGGACCCGATCGTCGGCCAGCAGGGCTGAACCCGTCCCCTCGAGGACGATGCGCCCCACCTCGAGAACGTAGGCGTAGTGGGCCACGCGGAGGGCGGCGAAGGCGTTCTGCTCGACCAGGAGAAGGGTCACGCCCTGGGCGTTGACGGCGGCGATGATCTCGAAGACCTCCTTCACGAGAAGGGGCGCCAGTCCCAGCGAGGGCTCGTCCATCATGATCACGTTGGGACGGCTCATGAGGGCCCGGCCGAGGGCCAGCATCTGCTGCTCGCCGCCGGAAAGGGTCCCTCCCTTCTGCCAGGCCCTCTCCCGAAGGCGGGGGAAAAGGCCGTAGACCCAGTCGAGGGTTTCGGCAATGCCGGCCCGGTCGTTGCGGATGTAGGCGCCGAGCATGAGGTTCTCGTAGACGGTCAGGTGGGGGAAGATCTTCCTTCCCTCGGGCACGAGAACGAGTCCGGCGGAGGTGATCGCCTCGGGAACCGCGCCGGAAATGTCCTCCCCATCGTGGAAGATCTTCCCCTTTTTGCGGACCAGACCGGCGATGGCCCGGAGGGTGCTGCTCTTGCCGGCGCCGTTGGCCCCGATGAGGGTGACGATCTTGCCGCGGGGAACGTCGATGGAGACGTCCTTCAGGGCATGAATGCCGCCGTAGAAGACATTGAGATTCTCCACCTTAAGCATCGGCGACGGCCTCCTCTCCCAGATAGGCCTCGATGACGCGGGGGTTGGCCTGGATCTCCTTCGGGGTTCCCTGGGCGATGAGAACGCCGTAGTCGAGGACCCAGATGTGCTCGCAGACACCCATGACGACCTTCATGTCGTGTTCGATGAGCATGATGGTCACGTTGAACCGTTCCCGAACGTGACGGATGAAGGCCAGGAGTTTCTGCGATTCCTGAGGGTTCATGCCCGCCGCCGGCTCGTCGAGGAGGAGGAAGCGGGGCTCCGTGGCCAGGGCCCGGGCGATCTCGAGGCGTCGCTGGGCCCCGTAGGGAAGGGAGGCGGCGCACTCGCCGGCCAGATGAGCCAGTTCGACCTCCTCCAGAAGGGCCATGGCCCTGTCGCGGATGGCCCGTTCCTTGGCCGCGACGGGGCCGAAGTGAAGGGGAGCCTCCCACCAGTGAAGGGGGTGGCGGACGTGGCAACCGATCATGACGTTCTGAAGGACCGTCTCGTTGGCGAAGAGGCGGATGTTCTGAAAGGTTCGGGCGATGCCGGCGCGACAGACCTGATGGGGCCCCATGCCGGTCAGATCCCTACCCTCGAAGAGGACCTTCCCTTCCGTGGGCCGGTAAAAACCGGTCATGACGTTGAAACAGGTCGTCTTGCCCGCCCCGTTGGGGCCGATGAGGCCGACGATGTCGCCGCGGAAGACGCGGATCGAGAAGTCGTGAAGAGCCGTCAGTCCGCCGAAGCGCATCGTGACCCCCTGCGTCTGAAGAGCCGTCTCCCGCTCAGTCACGGTCGTCGCCTCCTTTCCTCCTGCAGGCGCAGGCCAGCCCGTCCCAGGTGATCTCCTTCATCCCCATGATCCCCTCGCGGCGGAAGAGGATGATGAAAAGCAGGGCCAGAGAGAAGAGGACCATCCTCATGCCGGGAATGCCCGGTATGGAGAGGGAGCCGATGGTGACGGGGTTTTCGACGAAGCGGAGCCACTCGAGGAGGACGGTGATGACGATGCCGGAGATGACCGTCCCCGAGAGCGAACCCAGCCCTCCGGCGACGACGATCATGAGGACGTTGAAGGTGAGAAGGAAGAGGAACATCTTGGGATCGATCGTGGTCAGGAGACTGGCGAGGAGGGCGCCGCCGACGCCGGCGAAGAAGGCGCCGATGGTGAAGGAGACGACCTTACATCGCAGGACGTCGATGCCCATGGCCCGGGCCGCCGTTTCGTCGTCGCGGATGGCCTTGAGGACGTTGCCGAAGTTGCTGTTGACGAGGCGGGCGATGAAATAGAGGGTGAAAAGACACCAGCCGTAGTTCCAGCCGATGTTGGCGTAGTTGGGGATCCCTTTGAGTCCCAGAGCGCCGTTGGTGATCCCCGAGAGGTTGTTGCCCACGACGCGGACGATCTCGGCGAATCCCAGGGTGGCGATGCCCAGATAGTCGCCGCCCAGGCGCAGGACGGGGAAGCTGATGAGAAATCCGAACAGGGCCGCGGCGATCCCACCGGCCAGGACGGCGACAAAGAAGGGAGCCTGGAGCACGGACAGAGGCCAGACCAGGGGCTCGAGAAGGAAGATCGTCGCCTTCTGCGCGGCGGGCAGGATCAGCAGGGAGCTCACATAGGCCCCGATGGCCATGAAACCGGCATGACCCAGGGAGAAGAGGCCCGTGAAGCCGTAGATGAGGTTGAGGCTGAGGGCCAGGATGATGTTGATGGCCACGAGGTTCAAGATCTGGATCTTGTACCCGTCGAGATGGCCCTGGGCCCACCAGAGGAAGAGTCCCAGGAGGACCACAGAGGCCAGGTTGAGGAACGTCTTTTTATCGGCAGCCATCAGACCTTTTCCTCCAGTTTCTCACCCATCAGTCCCGAGGGCCTGATGAGAAGGATGACGATGAGGAGCACGAAGGCGAAGGCGTCGCGGTAGCCCGACAGGGCAGGGAAGAAGGCGATGATCATGATCTCGATGAAACCCAGGAGCAGGCCGCCCAGGACGGCGCCCTGAATGGAGCCGATGCCACCCAGAACGGCGGCGATGAAGGCCTTGAATCCCGGAATGGTGCCCATGAAGGGGTTGATCTGGGGATAACGGAGGGCCCACATGATGCCCGAGGCGGCGGCCAAAGCCGATCCGAGGCCGAAGGTGAGGGCGATGATGCGGTTGACGGGGACGCCCATGAGGCGCGTCGTCTCGATGTCCTTCGAGATGGCCCGCATGGCTAATCCCGGCTTGGTGCGGTAGACGATCCAGAGAAGCCCCGACGTGAGGAGGAGGGAGACGGAAGGGACGACGAGGGCCAGGGGAAGAAGGCGGACCTTGCCGATGACGTGGACCTGGCCGAGCCACTGGGGAACGTGGACGGCGCGGGGAATGGCCGAAAAGGTGACGATGCTCAGGTTCTGGATGAGGAAGGAGACGCCGATGGAGCTGATGAGGGCCGAGATGCGCGGAGCCTCCCGCAGGGGGCGATAGGCGGCTCTGTCGACGAGAATGCCGCAGAGGGAGGTGACGCCGATGGCAAGGACAACGGAGACGATCCAGGGGAGCTTGAAGAGGCTTCCTCCCCAGAAGACGAAATAGGCCCCCAGCATGAAGATGTCGCCGTGGGCGAAGTTGATGAGCCTCAGGATGCCGTAGACCATGGTGTAGCCGATGGCGATCAGGCCGTAGAGACTCCCCAGGGTGAGCGCGTTCAGGAAGTGCTGGATGAACATCTCGACGCTCATGAGAGCCCTCCTCGCAAGAAAGGAGGGGGAGGACGGACCTCCCCCTCAGACGCTTCAAACCTGAAGGACAGGGAACTACATCTCGGGTATGACGGAGCCGACGTAGACCTGCTTGCCCCCTTCGACCCTCTTGAACCCGACGGGCTTGACGGCGTCGTGAGTCTCGTTGATCGTCGTCGATCCCGTCACGCCCTCCCAGTTCATCGTCTCGGCCAGGGCCTTGGTGATGGCCTCGGGGTCGGTGCTTCCGGCCCGCTCGATGGCGTCGACGAGGAGCATGTAGGAGTCATAGCCGATGGCCGAGTTGGCGTTGGGGTCCTTGTCGGGGAACTGGACTTTCCAGTTCTCCGTGAAGGTCTTGGCCATCTCGCTCATGCCGGGCATGTCGGGGGCATAGGGGAAGGTGGAGTAGACGAACCCCTCGATGTCCTTGCCGCCGATGGTGATCATGTCGGGATTGTCCATGGCGTCGGCGCCCATGATGTGGAAGGTGCCGCCCAGCTCGCGGGCCTGCTTGATGATGATGGCGCCCTCGGCGAAGTAAGAGGGGATGAAGAGGACCTCGGCGCCCTGGCCGATGATGGTCGTCAGCTGGGCCGTGAAGTCCTGGTCGCCCGACTGGTAGTTGAGATCGGAGACGACCTGGCCGCCGGCGGCCTCGAAGGCGCGCTTGAAATAGGCAGAGAGACCGACGGAGTAGTCCTGGGCCACATCCTTTAGAACGGCGGCCTGCTTGGCGCCGAGGACATCCATGGCGAACTTGGCCGCGGCCGACCCCTGGAGAGGATCGATGTAGCAGGCTCGGAAGTAGTACTTCTTGCCCTGGGTGACGAGCGGGTTGGTGCAGGAGGTGCCGAGAACGGGAATGCCGGCCTTCTCCGAGACTTCGCCTCCGGCCATGGCCAGGGAGGAGCCGTAGGTGCCGAGGATGGCATGGACCTTCTCCTTCTCGATGAGGCGGACGACGGCGTTGGCCGCCTCGACCTTGTCGGACTTGTTGTCGACGACGATGACTTCGATCTTTCGGCCCAGGACCTCGGGCTTTTCCTTGTTGCCCATGAGAATGCCGTCGCGCTCGAGCTGCCCACCGAAGGCGTTCTGTCCCGTCAGGGGCAGGTAGACGCCGATGCGAATGGGCTCTTCGGCAAGAGCCGCCCCGGCAAGACCGAGGACCACCACAAGAGCCAGACAAATCGCGAATTTCTTCACCGTTCGATCCCTCCCGATCCGATCAGAAATGGTGGGTCAATTATACAAAAGGATCGCGACTTTGAGAACCGTTTCTTTTCGCGTCTCCGGTTTCCTCGCAGGACTCCCCCTCCTTCATCCTCCCCTTCGAGTCGGAGAGGGTATCGCAAAGACGGGCGATTTCGGAGGCAAAGTTGGACAGGTCGGTGAACTCCCGATAAACGGAGGCGAAACGCACATAGGCGACCTGATGGATTTTGCGAAGCTCCTCCATGGCCAGGTCGCCCAGGAGGGAGGCGGCGACTTCGAGCTGGCCCAGATCGCGGACTTTCGTCTCGATGTGGTCGACGGCCTCCTCGAGGCGATCGAGGGGGACAGGCAGCTTCTCACAGGCACGGCAGAGGCCATGAAGGAGTTTGTCGGCGTCGAAGGCCTCGCGGCGACCGTCCTTCTTGATGACGCAGAGGGTCTGCCACTCCTCAAGGCGCTCGTAGGTCGTGAAGCGGGCCTCGCAGCAGGGGCATTCGCGACGGCGGCGAACGACGCGGCCGTCGTTGGCCATCCGCGTCTCGATGACGC
The DNA window shown above is from Aminithiophilus ramosus and carries:
- a CDS encoding MFS transporter, whose amino-acid sequence is MRALPREFHVAFAVNMTAYVSIALFFLYPLVLTLRGWSAPTVGLVWITFEVALLAGRPWNRSFLARRGTRAGMALGAFLMAGAIALLVALPPLPLMLLGRALQGLGWGLFSVANPLHLARILPENLRGRGFGLSGLSPLIPQILLIPPAEGLVLEGFPRIPLAVGLACCLLALGLTGLLREKGLEAREGRSFLKALAPAWNRPDLRTILLSGTLFALGAAPIMPFIANAAREWTTTGSAFLFSSGLAALAVRFLLGHLVDSRGAKLLLPAFSTLALGALVATWGASTAAFIVGGTLHGVGMGLTFPLLYALLSARTPQEEYTEIFTLFGTAVDLSWAVAPLCVSALAGRFGYGFVLRGVGIGLVVAVAAMEITLWRNLRERPRAV
- a CDS encoding lectin like domain-containing protein encodes the protein MNHRRLRLALFALVLFTSVAVAAGSFAAVGQRAPLDSEYLRYSQERSGSSPQTALPDTRPLGYRPSPLDLSHVTAPEIDLASAADLPASYDLRVEGAVTDIRDQNPYGTCWAFGAMASLESTFRKAGEGTFDLSEWHLAYFAYVDESAARPAFTQSDPGFGSDPIFDQGGNPWISTALLSRWTGAVHESDRPYNGELPSASDPAAKHLEQVHFLSMSGAFSGADRVKASLMAQGAVHIRIVWPFDETDVYNPTTHAFHNAAATGGGHVVAIIGWDDAYPAANFVVRPGSDGAWLVKNSWGTGWGDEGYFWLSYADPTISQSVVFTGADASNYSRIYQYDPLGWVSAYGFGSDTAWFANVFKAGEAFSATEAEGIKAVSFYASQSGSSYRIDIYRGVTAGNPVHGTLVSSSDGNLATAGYHTVALPDVALVPGELFSVVVRLTTPGYTFPIPVEYPEEGYSDKASANAGESFVSSDGTTWTDMTSEMTGANVCLKVFTSPTAERPDPTSGGGGGCSLGLQGFSALLLALPALLLKRR
- a CDS encoding M20 family metallo-hydrolase produces the protein MNERERTSLFAAVEALRPAMVETLSRLVEIPAVSPLDGGAGEGEKAAWLERHIASLDLGETRRYDAPDDKAPDVRPNLVLSVPGEESEAGRLVLVSHVDVVPEGNRDLWTADPFRAVVRDGRLYGRGSNDNGQELVASLYAALALKKMGLRPRRDLLLCFVADEERGSAKGICHLLEEGLFRPEDLVVVPDGGNEKGDFVEIAEKGILWLQFRVRGRQTHASRPDLGLNACRVANAFAAELDEALHRAFPALDDLFVPPFSTFEPTKRLANVANVNTVPGEEVLCFDCRVVPSVPLDDVLAVVRSVMGDHEKRSGATIELTLLERGDAAEPTSTGAPVVEALVQALEQVYGFRAVVGGVGGGTCAAYFRQAGIPAVVWAQEAECAHMPDEYAVIDHLVAEAKVFALLMMEA
- the pgsA gene encoding CDP-diacylglycerol--glycerol-3-phosphate 3-phosphatidyltransferase — translated: MSAWNLPNMLSLSRVFLAPLVMLFLTLRGQFGNVFGQPVGDVLAGLVFLLAALTDTADGYIARKKGIVTNLGKFIDPLADKILVTAALIALVELHRLSAWMVVVIVAREFIVTGLRMVAAAEGIVIAASKGGKAKTVSQIVAIGLLIFNLPGGTVAMWVAMILTVWSGMDYLLKCKDMLAGSGKTSGGTPS
- a CDS encoding ABC transporter ATP-binding protein produces the protein MLKVENLNVFYGGIHALKDVSIDVPRGKIVTLIGANGAGKSSTLRAIAGLVRKKGKIFHDGEDISGAVPEAITSAGLVLVPEGRKIFPHLTVYENLMLGAYIRNDRAGIAETLDWVYGLFPRLRERAWQKGGTLSGGEQQMLALGRALMSRPNVIMMDEPSLGLAPLLVKEVFEIIAAVNAQGVTLLLVEQNAFAALRVAHYAYVLEVGRIVLEGTGSALLADDRVREAYLGG
- a CDS encoding ABC transporter ATP-binding protein; its protein translation is MTERETALQTQGVTMRFGGLTALHDFSIRVFRGDIVGLIGPNGAGKTTCFNVMTGFYRPTEGKVLFEGRDLTGMGPHQVCRAGIARTFQNIRLFANETVLQNVMIGCHVRHPLHWWEAPLHFGPVAAKERAIRDRAMALLEEVELAHLAGECAASLPYGAQRRLEIARALATEPRFLLLDEPAAGMNPQESQKLLAFIRHVRERFNVTIMLIEHDMKVVMGVCEHIWVLDYGVLIAQGTPKEIQANPRVIEAYLGEEAVADA
- a CDS encoding branched-chain amino acid ABC transporter permease, which translates into the protein MAADKKTFLNLASVVLLGLFLWWAQGHLDGYKIQILNLVAINIILALSLNLIYGFTGLFSLGHAGFMAIGAYVSSLLILPAAQKATIFLLEPLVWPLSVLQAPFFVAVLAGGIAAALFGFLISFPVLRLGGDYLGIATLGFAEIVRVVGNNLSGITNGALGLKGIPNYANIGWNYGWCLFTLYFIARLVNSNFGNVLKAIRDDETAARAMGIDVLRCKVVSFTIGAFFAGVGGALLASLLTTIDPKMFLFLLTFNVLMIVVAGGLGSLSGTVISGIVITVLLEWLRFVENPVTIGSLSIPGIPGMRMVLFSLALLFIILFRREGIMGMKEITWDGLACACRRKGGDDRD
- a CDS encoding branched-chain amino acid ABC transporter permease: MSVEMFIQHFLNALTLGSLYGLIAIGYTMVYGILRLINFAHGDIFMLGAYFVFWGGSLFKLPWIVSVVLAIGVTSLCGILVDRAAYRPLREAPRISALISSIGVSFLIQNLSIVTFSAIPRAVHVPQWLGQVHVIGKVRLLPLALVVPSVSLLLTSGLLWIVYRTKPGLAMRAISKDIETTRLMGVPVNRIIALTFGLGSALAAASGIMWALRYPQINPFMGTIPGFKAFIAAVLGGIGSIQGAVLGGLLLGFIEIMIIAFFPALSGYRDAFAFVLLIVILLIRPSGLMGEKLEEKV
- a CDS encoding ABC transporter substrate-binding protein; the encoded protein is MKKFAICLALVVVLGLAGAALAEEPIRIGVYLPLTGQNAFGGQLERDGILMGNKEKPEVLGRKIEVIVVDNKSDKVEAANAVVRLIEKEKVHAILGTYGSSLAMAGGEVSEKAGIPVLGTSCTNPLVTQGKKYYFRACYIDPLQGSAAAKFAMDVLGAKQAAVLKDVAQDYSVGLSAYFKRAFEAAGGQVVSDLNYQSGDQDFTAQLTTIIGQGAEVLFIPSYFAEGAIIIKQARELGGTFHIMGADAMDNPDMITIGGKDIEGFVYSTFPYAPDMPGMSEMAKTFTENWKVQFPDKDPNANSAIGYDSYMLLVDAIERAGSTDPEAITKALAETMNWEGVTGSTTINETHDAVKPVGFKRVEGGKQVYVGSVIPEM
- the nrdR gene encoding transcriptional regulator NrdR, whose product is MRCPRCDALETRVIETRMANDGRVVRRRRECPCCEARFTTYERLEEWQTLCVIKKDGRREAFDADKLLHGLCRACEKLPVPLDRLEEAVDHIETKVRDLGQLEVAASLLGDLAMEELRKIHQVAYVRFASVYREFTDLSNFASEIARLCDTLSDSKGRMKEGESCEETGDAKRNGSQSRDPFV